Proteins co-encoded in one Prosthecobacter debontii genomic window:
- a CDS encoding DMP19 family protein — MWPFTRKKSSPQQPLPPVSPGGDKAASLVEKHTGAFFGSLQQRPKWRHITAETLAAIPDDELEIAIFDIVWAMPIKSLDQSLTTLSELGIGYQTIYTTLQLETEVSNGGFQQYFYNSTRHYFPMAREGYQRLGLTTLVQIADAAKAAYDEELAMKPPQTEAPDEQLDEFMSRYEDSKVDLATDRFYAEKEAAKSARTTYIRQHPDQFFGDFRDRYK; from the coding sequence ATGTGGCCATTCACACGCAAAAAGTCTTCACCACAGCAACCACTACCTCCAGTTTCCCCAGGTGGCGACAAGGCTGCCTCACTGGTCGAGAAGCATACGGGAGCGTTTTTCGGAAGTTTGCAGCAGCGCCCCAAGTGGAGACACATTACCGCTGAAACTTTGGCTGCAATTCCTGATGATGAACTCGAGATTGCTATCTTCGATATTGTTTGGGCCATGCCCATCAAGTCTCTTGATCAAAGCTTAACAACACTCTCGGAGCTTGGGATCGGTTATCAGACTATTTACACGACTCTTCAGCTTGAGACAGAGGTCAGCAATGGCGGTTTCCAACAGTATTTTTACAACTCGACTCGGCACTATTTCCCAATGGCTAGAGAGGGTTACCAGCGCCTTGGGCTGACCACTCTGGTTCAGATAGCGGATGCAGCCAAGGCTGCGTATGATGAGGAACTGGCGATGAAGCCTCCGCAGACGGAGGCTCCGGATGAGCAATTAGACGAGTTTATGTCTCGCTATGAAGACTCTAAAGTCGATTTAGCCACAGACCGGTTCTACGCGGAGAAAGAGGCCGCCAAGTCGGCTCGAACGACTTACATTCGTCAACACCCCGATCAGTTCTTTGGAGATTTCCGAGATCGTTACAAATGA
- the ahcY gene encoding adenosylhomocysteinase yields MSDYKVKDIGLADFGRKELDIAESEMPGLMATREKYGPKKPLAGVRITGSLHMTIQTGVLIETLKELGADVRWASCNIFSTQDHAAAAIAASGTPVFAWKGETLEEYWWCTWKAIIFPGDKGPELIVDDGGDVTLLIHKGYEMENGDTWVDTPSDNHEVKVIKDLLKQIQKEQPGIFHTIVKDLKGVSEETTTGVHRLYEMAKAGKLLFPAINVNDSVTKSKFDNLYGCRESLLDGIKRATDVMIAGKVGVVCGYGDVGKGCAAALRGMGAQVIVTEIDPVCALQAAMEGYRVMPIEDTLGTGDIYVTTTGNKDIITLEHMEKMKDQAIVCNIGHFDNEIQVDRLNARSDVKRLNIKPQVDKYTFPAGNSIFMLAEGRLVNLGCATGHPSFVMSNSFTNQTLAQIELWETKDTRPVGVTVLPKKLDEEVARLHLAKIGVKLTKLSQEQADYIGVPVDGPYKTDHYRY; encoded by the coding sequence ATGTCCGACTACAAAGTAAAAGACATCGGCCTCGCCGATTTTGGCCGTAAAGAACTCGACATCGCCGAGAGCGAAATGCCAGGACTCATGGCCACCCGTGAGAAGTATGGTCCGAAGAAGCCCCTCGCTGGCGTCCGTATCACCGGTTCCCTGCACATGACCATCCAGACCGGCGTGCTGATCGAGACGCTGAAGGAACTGGGTGCCGACGTGCGCTGGGCTTCCTGCAATATTTTCTCCACCCAAGACCACGCCGCTGCCGCCATCGCGGCCTCCGGCACACCGGTGTTCGCCTGGAAGGGCGAGACTCTGGAAGAATACTGGTGGTGCACCTGGAAGGCCATCATCTTCCCAGGAGACAAAGGCCCAGAACTGATCGTCGATGACGGTGGTGACGTGACCCTCCTCATCCACAAGGGTTATGAAATGGAAAACGGTGACACCTGGGTGGACACCCCTTCCGACAACCACGAAGTGAAAGTCATCAAGGACCTGCTCAAGCAGATCCAGAAAGAGCAGCCTGGCATCTTCCACACAATCGTGAAGGACCTCAAAGGCGTCTCCGAAGAGACCACCACCGGTGTGCACCGCCTCTATGAAATGGCCAAGGCAGGCAAGCTCCTGTTCCCCGCCATCAACGTCAACGACAGCGTCACCAAGTCCAAGTTCGACAACCTCTACGGCTGCCGCGAGTCCCTCCTGGACGGCATCAAGCGCGCCACCGACGTCATGATCGCCGGTAAAGTCGGCGTCGTCTGCGGTTATGGCGACGTGGGTAAAGGCTGTGCCGCCGCTCTGCGTGGCATGGGCGCCCAGGTCATCGTGACCGAAATCGACCCAGTGTGTGCCCTCCAGGCCGCCATGGAAGGTTACCGCGTCATGCCGATCGAAGACACCCTCGGCACTGGCGACATCTACGTCACCACCACCGGTAACAAGGACATCATCACTCTGGAGCACATGGAGAAGATGAAGGACCAAGCTATCGTCTGTAACATCGGCCACTTCGACAACGAGATCCAGGTGGACCGCCTGAACGCCCGCTCCGACGTCAAGCGCCTCAACATCAAGCCTCAGGTGGACAAGTACACCTTCCCGGCTGGCAACAGCATCTTCATGCTGGCTGAAGGCCGTCTCGTGAACCTCGGCTGCGCCACCGGCCACCCGAGCTTCGTCATGAGCAACAGCTTCACCAACCAGACCCTCGCTCAGATCGAGCTGTGGGAAACCAAGGACACCCGCCCTGTCGGCGTGACCGTGCTGCCGAAGAAGCTGGACGAAGAAGTCGCCCGCCTCCACCTGGCCAAGATCGGCGTCAAGCTGACCAAACTCTCCCAGGAACAGGCCGACTACATCGGCGTGCCTGTGGATGGTCCTTACAAGACCGATCACTACCGCTACTAA
- a CDS encoding ThuA domain-containing protein, producing the protein MKKLLAPILTVALAAGLYLAQAAEAPKPLRVLIVAGGCCHDYEHQQTILKEGIESRLNAIVDVAFNPDKTTKATFEIYQTKDWAKDFDVVIHDECSADVTDPAYVTNILDAHKGGVPAINLHCAMHSYRWGNFKEPVAAGADNSHWYEFIGLQSTGHGPQSPIDISFTDSTHPITKGLDNWTTINEELYNNVQVLTAKPLASGKQMQMPRVKKGQQPDPSAKATEANAVVAWTNEYGPNKTRVFSTTIGHNNDTVADARYLSLVTRAILWTTGKLAEDGTPAAGYAK; encoded by the coding sequence ATGAAGAAGCTCCTTGCTCCTATACTCACTGTCGCACTCGCGGCAGGTCTTTATTTGGCCCAAGCTGCCGAAGCTCCCAAACCTTTGCGAGTCCTCATCGTCGCGGGTGGTTGCTGCCATGATTACGAACATCAGCAGACCATTCTCAAAGAAGGCATTGAGTCCCGCCTGAATGCCATTGTGGACGTCGCCTTCAATCCCGACAAAACCACCAAAGCCACCTTTGAGATCTACCAGACCAAAGACTGGGCCAAAGACTTCGATGTTGTCATTCACGACGAGTGCTCGGCCGATGTCACCGACCCTGCCTATGTGACCAATATCCTCGATGCCCATAAAGGCGGCGTTCCGGCGATCAATCTTCATTGCGCCATGCACAGCTATCGCTGGGGCAATTTTAAAGAGCCCGTCGCCGCAGGTGCGGACAACTCGCATTGGTATGAATTCATCGGTCTGCAATCCACCGGTCACGGTCCGCAGTCGCCTATCGACATCTCCTTCACGGACTCAACCCACCCCATCACCAAGGGCCTGGACAACTGGACCACCATCAATGAGGAACTCTACAACAACGTTCAGGTCCTCACCGCCAAGCCCTTGGCCAGCGGTAAACAAATGCAGATGCCTCGCGTGAAAAAAGGCCAGCAGCCTGACCCGAGCGCCAAGGCCACCGAAGCGAATGCCGTGGTTGCCTGGACCAATGAATACGGGCCTAACAAAACCCGTGTCTTCAGCACCACCATCGGCCATAACAACGACACCGTCGCCGATGCACGTTACCTCAGTCTCGTCACCCGTGCCATCCTCTGGACCACCGGTAAGCTCGCCGAAGACGGCACGCCAGCGGCAGGTTATGCGAAGTGA
- a CDS encoding MBL fold metallo-hydrolase — MSIPLEDLFNDVIDKAQRGLGLTNDVLADRVGVTAAAVEATKEGATDASVLMKLAAALGLHGPSLAEMSDHAWEPEPVALEGLVQFNTTFHDMTVNAYLVWDPATKEAAAFDTGATAQPMVEKIQELGLTLKYLFLTHTHPDHVADIPTLQAPEVLVSELEPHAGAKSFVPGTEWSVGSLKIGSRVTTGHSKGGTTYVITGLQKPVAIVGDALFASSMGGGAVSFTEALATNRAQIFTLPDETIVCPGHGPMTTIGEEKRHNPFYPEFK, encoded by the coding sequence ATGAGCATTCCTCTCGAAGATCTTTTCAACGACGTCATCGACAAAGCCCAGCGTGGCTTGGGTTTAACCAACGATGTGTTGGCGGATCGGGTCGGAGTGACGGCTGCTGCGGTGGAAGCCACCAAGGAAGGTGCCACCGATGCCTCCGTGTTGATGAAGCTGGCCGCTGCCTTAGGCTTGCACGGGCCGAGCTTGGCCGAGATGTCGGATCACGCTTGGGAACCTGAACCGGTCGCGTTGGAGGGCTTGGTTCAATTCAACACCACCTTCCATGACATGACGGTGAATGCCTATCTAGTCTGGGATCCGGCCACGAAAGAAGCCGCTGCCTTCGATACCGGCGCAACCGCTCAGCCCATGGTGGAGAAGATTCAAGAGCTCGGCCTGACCTTGAAGTATCTGTTCCTCACCCATACCCATCCGGATCATGTGGCCGATATCCCCACGCTCCAGGCCCCAGAGGTTCTGGTCAGCGAGCTTGAGCCGCATGCGGGAGCCAAGAGCTTTGTTCCGGGCACCGAATGGTCCGTGGGAAGCCTGAAAATCGGTTCACGAGTCACCACCGGGCACTCCAAAGGTGGCACTACCTATGTGATCACCGGCTTGCAGAAGCCCGTGGCCATCGTCGGGGATGCCTTGTTTGCCAGCTCCATGGGCGGCGGTGCGGTTTCTTTCACCGAAGCCTTGGCCACCAATCGCGCTCAGATCTTCACGCTTCCTGATGAGACCATCGTCTGTCCTGGACACGGTCCCATGACAACCATCGGTGAGGAAAAACGCCACAATCCGTTTTATCCTGAGTTCAAATAA
- a CDS encoding cytochrome c biogenesis protein, which translates to MKHFLCFLLLMTGLLQAHAQQQPDPAILRDPEIIKTFQSLPVQEGGRVKPLDTYARYLLLRLHGKQSISVDHPSLPGVTKLKATEWLLLTWFRPDIARDLPLFVVDNSQAVGEIGVDPKGLRDRYSWNEIVKGKEELVKRAQAYSEIPNDSRTGVQRNVIDLARNFFDFDAVSDFLTAARTDWKKEIAAILPPEASKDFTDAATLSVWDVAEKLGVLIRDHKLEALGQETSNKLLELFINTTLRPGKTLAFLPPDDLKNDTWMTVEQTITNLMRDGSLSEGDLRRSKGKDALYAASLNADTFKTAAKTFVDDVRTQAEKRGELKHVDREVSYYKADYFTYALVWYLLGFLVSFVGLVAPQTSWARWTARIAWVTLILALSYNVWGIVQRCIINERAPIATLYETIIFITASIGLVGLFVERVTRQGIGLVVTGFVGALGMFLSNRFMALDGQDTMPTLEAVLITNFWLATHVTCINIGYAGAMLGSIMSMVYVIYRLVARGDDVANVRRLITRITYGIVCFGLLFALVGTVLGGIWANDSWGRFWGWDPKENGALMIVLMGLIILHARLGGYIREIGLHALSLVLGAVTLFSWFGVNQLSIGLHSYGFTDGITLALNTGYSIKAIFILACLAFWWQERAEKKRAAA; encoded by the coding sequence ATGAAACATTTTCTTTGCTTCCTTTTATTGATGACCGGTCTGCTTCAGGCTCATGCCCAGCAGCAGCCAGATCCAGCGATCTTACGAGATCCTGAGATCATCAAAACCTTCCAATCCCTGCCCGTCCAGGAAGGAGGTCGTGTCAAACCGCTGGATACCTATGCGCGTTATCTGTTGCTGCGCTTGCATGGTAAACAAAGTATCTCCGTGGATCACCCTTCACTGCCTGGAGTCACCAAACTCAAGGCCACCGAGTGGCTCCTGCTCACCTGGTTCCGTCCCGACATTGCCCGAGACCTGCCGCTGTTCGTTGTCGATAACTCTCAAGCCGTCGGGGAAATCGGAGTGGACCCCAAAGGTCTCCGGGATCGCTATTCCTGGAACGAAATCGTCAAAGGCAAAGAAGAACTGGTCAAACGCGCGCAAGCCTACAGCGAGATTCCCAACGATTCTCGCACAGGGGTTCAGCGCAATGTGATCGACCTCGCTCGCAACTTCTTCGATTTCGATGCAGTCAGTGACTTTCTCACGGCTGCTCGCACCGATTGGAAAAAGGAGATTGCCGCTATTCTACCTCCGGAAGCCTCCAAGGACTTTACGGATGCAGCCACGCTGAGCGTCTGGGATGTAGCTGAGAAACTCGGCGTTCTCATTCGCGATCATAAACTGGAAGCACTCGGGCAAGAAACCAGTAACAAGCTCCTCGAACTGTTCATCAACACCACGCTTCGTCCTGGCAAGACGCTGGCCTTTCTCCCGCCGGATGACCTCAAAAACGATACTTGGATGACGGTCGAGCAGACCATCACCAATCTCATGCGGGATGGCTCACTCTCGGAAGGCGACTTGCGTCGTTCCAAAGGTAAAGACGCCCTCTACGCGGCTAGCTTGAATGCGGACACCTTTAAAACCGCGGCCAAGACGTTCGTGGATGACGTCCGAACCCAGGCGGAAAAGCGTGGTGAGCTGAAGCATGTGGACCGTGAGGTCAGCTACTATAAAGCGGACTACTTCACTTACGCTCTCGTGTGGTATTTGCTGGGCTTCTTGGTGAGCTTCGTCGGTCTCGTCGCTCCGCAGACTTCTTGGGCGCGCTGGACTGCTCGTATCGCCTGGGTGACGCTTATTCTGGCTCTGAGTTACAATGTTTGGGGTATCGTCCAGCGTTGCATCATCAATGAGCGCGCCCCCATCGCGACGCTTTACGAAACCATCATCTTCATCACGGCCAGCATCGGCTTGGTGGGGTTGTTTGTGGAGCGAGTCACCCGTCAGGGGATCGGACTCGTGGTCACTGGTTTTGTGGGAGCGCTGGGCATGTTCTTGTCCAATCGTTTCATGGCCCTGGATGGACAGGATACGATGCCGACCCTTGAGGCGGTTTTGATCACCAATTTCTGGCTGGCCACTCACGTGACTTGCATCAATATTGGTTATGCGGGAGCCATGCTCGGTTCCATCATGTCCATGGTGTATGTCATCTATCGCTTGGTGGCTCGTGGGGATGATGTGGCTAACGTCCGCCGCCTCATTACCCGCATCACTTATGGGATCGTCTGCTTCGGGCTTCTCTTCGCCTTGGTGGGCACGGTCTTGGGTGGAATCTGGGCTAACGATAGCTGGGGGCGCTTCTGGGGGTGGGACCCGAAGGAAAACGGCGCTCTCATGATCGTGCTCATGGGCCTGATCATCCTTCATGCCCGTCTCGGTGGTTACATTCGTGAAATCGGTCTGCACGCCCTATCGCTCGTGTTAGGAGCGGTGACGCTGTTCAGTTGGTTCGGGGTCAATCAGCTTAGTATTGGCCTGCACAGCTATGGATTCACCGACGGGATCACCCTGGCCTTGAACACGGGCTACAGCATCAAGGCGATCTTTATCCTCGCATGCTTGGCGTTCTGGTGGCAGGAGCGTGCCGAGAAGAAAAGAGCCGCTGCCTAA
- a CDS encoding cytochrome c biogenesis protein ResB, with translation MSATSSTNVPARVFAFFASYGLAIVVLSFLLLITFLGTLAQKDMGLLDSQRLYFDSWGLIHDFKMGDVVLPVPLPGGGLLMVILFINMLCGAVIRIRKGWRTIGVLISHLAIMFMLVAGFVSFLYKSEGAMPLFEGQASDQYQSYHQRIIEIRRFDAAGKGEDTALIIPMSHFSDLGPGKARDFFAKDLPFEIQVTGYQRNANIVQAEDGEVGAIDGYRIQPVKLAKEDEANVSAAEITIKPKEGTPQKTLLWEGALAPYTFKAGDHSYTFALSRMKWKLPFAIRLEDFQRELHPGTMKAKKYTSHVTKITNGKEDPLVVTMNVPVRDQGYVVYQASFSTGTSGEQSVFTVVKNPSDQWPLWSCVAVSIGLIIHFVMHLVRFLSRALKPKAA, from the coding sequence ATGTCTGCCACGTCTTCCACCAATGTGCCTGCCCGCGTATTCGCCTTCTTTGCCTCATACGGCTTGGCGATCGTGGTGTTGAGCTTCCTGCTTTTGATCACTTTTCTGGGCACCTTAGCCCAGAAGGACATGGGGCTATTGGATAGCCAGCGCCTTTACTTTGATTCCTGGGGCCTCATCCACGATTTCAAAATGGGTGATGTCGTCTTGCCTGTGCCGCTTCCTGGGGGCGGGCTCTTGATGGTGATCCTGTTCATCAACATGCTTTGCGGTGCAGTCATTCGCATACGCAAGGGCTGGAGAACCATTGGGGTCCTCATTTCACACTTGGCCATCATGTTCATGCTTGTAGCCGGGTTCGTGAGTTTTCTCTACAAGTCAGAAGGCGCCATGCCCTTGTTTGAAGGTCAAGCCAGTGACCAGTATCAGAGCTACCATCAGCGTATCATTGAGATCCGTCGCTTTGATGCTGCTGGCAAAGGGGAAGACACGGCACTGATCATCCCGATGAGCCATTTTTCAGATCTCGGCCCAGGTAAGGCACGTGACTTTTTTGCCAAGGACCTTCCTTTTGAAATTCAAGTCACAGGGTATCAGCGCAATGCAAACATCGTTCAGGCGGAAGACGGTGAAGTGGGTGCCATTGATGGTTATCGCATCCAACCCGTGAAGCTGGCGAAGGAAGATGAAGCCAACGTATCGGCTGCGGAGATCACCATCAAACCCAAGGAGGGCACACCTCAAAAAACGCTTCTCTGGGAAGGGGCACTGGCACCTTACACCTTCAAGGCGGGAGACCATTCTTACACCTTCGCTCTTTCCCGGATGAAGTGGAAGCTGCCTTTCGCCATCCGTCTGGAAGACTTCCAGCGTGAGCTTCATCCAGGCACCATGAAGGCCAAAAAATACACCAGCCATGTGACCAAGATCACGAACGGCAAAGAGGATCCTTTGGTGGTGACCATGAACGTGCCGGTGCGTGATCAAGGTTATGTGGTCTATCAGGCCAGCTTCAGCACGGGCACCAGCGGTGAGCAGTCGGTGTTCACCGTGGTCAAAAACCCTTCGGACCAATGGCCGCTCTGGAGCTGTGTGGCGGTTTCCATCGGCCTGATCATTCACTTCGTCATGCACTTGGTGCGGTTCCTCAGCCGCGCGCTCAAACCCAAAGCGGCCTGA
- a CDS encoding c-type cytochrome domain-containing protein, with protein MSLRHSLLCLLALSTLASAADKPAADPAMKAVVDQVNATGASLMPVSAEGKTYRFTALNVAKDFTDAGLTPLASIADKITSLDLARSKITDAGLKAVGGMKNLTELHLENTSISDAGLDHIKGLTALEYLNLYNTKVTDAGIAKLTGLSKLKALYLWQTGVTKAGVAQIKGKLPTVQVNVGWSPEDDAKPTPVAAAAAPAVAAAKPAAPAPTKPTEAPKPTEVAPATSAKLDPAIAAKAVVYRDVIAPILEAKCVSCHGAEKKKGKLQLHDFASIMKGGSEGDVNVVSGKPDDSLMLVRIKLPEDDDEHMPPSDEPQMTKEEVALLKWWIATGASESATVAAAKPTADVEGALATLLSKGLPKTEAKVVKEEKPKTKPLTDAEKKQVAEITAKVASLNGSLMPLAQDTEQLRLSVINATDKFGDKELAMLAPIATHILWVDLARSKVTDAAADTLAKMTNLQRLHLENTKVTDTILPKLAVLQKLEYLNLYATKTTDAGIAKLAGAKGLKKLFVWQTGVTKAGAQALEGQIPGLKVNVGLSEAEIAKLTALPPAPPPAPAPAAKKEEPKKDAAKPAAPVAKKEGTQPAAAPKPEAKPAAKPTPDAKKEAPPATAPAPKAN; from the coding sequence ATGTCCCTCCGCCATTCTCTTCTGTGCCTTTTGGCTTTGTCCACCCTGGCTTCTGCTGCTGACAAGCCAGCCGCAGATCCTGCCATGAAAGCTGTCGTGGATCAGGTGAATGCCACGGGGGCCTCATTGATGCCCGTCTCAGCCGAGGGCAAGACTTACCGCTTCACGGCGCTCAATGTGGCCAAGGACTTTACCGATGCAGGCTTGACCCCTCTGGCTTCGATTGCGGATAAGATCACCTCGCTGGACCTAGCTCGCAGCAAGATCACGGATGCTGGGCTCAAGGCGGTCGGTGGCATGAAAAACCTCACCGAGCTCCACTTGGAGAACACCAGTATCTCCGATGCGGGCTTAGATCACATCAAGGGGCTCACGGCCTTGGAGTATCTTAACCTTTACAACACCAAAGTGACCGATGCCGGGATCGCCAAGCTGACCGGGCTCTCCAAACTGAAGGCGCTCTATCTCTGGCAAACAGGGGTGACCAAAGCTGGGGTAGCTCAGATCAAAGGCAAGCTCCCTACCGTGCAAGTCAATGTCGGCTGGAGCCCTGAAGACGACGCCAAACCTACCCCCGTAGCGGCTGCGGCTGCACCGGCCGTGGCGGCGGCCAAGCCTGCTGCGCCAGCCCCAACGAAACCGACAGAGGCCCCCAAACCGACGGAAGTCGCACCAGCCACGTCAGCCAAACTGGATCCGGCCATTGCGGCTAAGGCCGTGGTCTATCGGGATGTGATCGCACCGATCCTGGAAGCCAAGTGTGTGAGTTGCCACGGTGCTGAGAAAAAGAAAGGGAAGCTTCAGTTGCATGACTTTGCCTCCATCATGAAAGGCGGCAGTGAAGGGGATGTGAACGTGGTGTCCGGCAAGCCTGATGACAGTCTTATGCTGGTGCGTATCAAGCTACCGGAGGATGACGATGAGCACATGCCTCCTAGCGATGAGCCCCAGATGACCAAAGAAGAAGTCGCTCTTCTCAAGTGGTGGATCGCCACGGGGGCGTCTGAGTCGGCGACAGTGGCCGCGGCCAAGCCTACCGCCGATGTGGAAGGCGCTCTGGCCACTCTCCTGAGCAAAGGGTTGCCTAAAACAGAGGCGAAGGTCGTAAAAGAAGAAAAGCCCAAAACTAAACCGCTGACAGACGCGGAAAAGAAACAGGTCGCCGAGATCACTGCGAAGGTGGCTTCACTGAACGGTTCGCTCATGCCGCTTGCTCAGGATACCGAGCAACTTCGTCTGAGCGTCATCAACGCCACCGACAAGTTTGGCGATAAGGAATTGGCGATGTTGGCACCCATCGCGACGCATATTCTCTGGGTGGACCTAGCCCGAAGCAAGGTGACGGATGCGGCTGCGGATACCCTGGCTAAAATGACCAATCTGCAGCGTCTGCATCTGGAGAACACCAAAGTGACGGACACCATCCTGCCTAAGCTCGCCGTGCTTCAGAAGCTTGAGTATTTGAACCTTTATGCCACCAAAACGACCGATGCAGGCATTGCTAAATTGGCTGGAGCCAAAGGCCTCAAAAAACTCTTCGTGTGGCAGACCGGTGTGACAAAAGCCGGAGCACAAGCGCTCGAAGGCCAGATTCCTGGTCTGAAGGTTAATGTGGGGCTTAGTGAAGCTGAGATTGCCAAGCTGACAGCCCTTCCTCCCGCACCACCGCCTGCTCCTGCTCCTGCAGCTAAAAAAGAAGAGCCAAAGAAGGATGCTGCCAAACCTGCTGCTCCTGTGGCCAAAAAGGAGGGCACTCAGCCCGCCGCAGCTCCGAAGCCCGAGGCAAAGCCCGCTGCTAAACCTACCCCGGACGCCAAAAAAGAGGCTCCTCCAGCAACAGCTCCGGCACCGAAGGCAAATTGA
- a CDS encoding c-type cytochrome domain-containing protein, with protein MSRSVSDSNAPKSYTGTWIATLLLIVAFVAGLMVFPPLFEKPTEEASSMVLFVGRFHPILLHLPVGALIVLCAMELGCLTRSGEEKLGPAALLTLWVGAAGAVVAVLAGIMLSREGGYEGGNFTLHQMLALVGTAGVLLALVVRIIGMGQGSFELLYAYRAIFFLSFGVMGLGAHFGGNMSHGNKFLTEHAPEPIKSQMTSMEKWMLSFVEKPKVTPPAIVQDSASPEPVTNAPQTPTVLPTGSPSAPLGGLTTSGEKLVFQNIILPILEAKCNKCHNEEKSKGDLRMDTYELAIQGGESGINFVAGKPAESLSIQRIELPIDDDEHMPPDGKDQLTTEEAALIRWWVQSGASNTQKVAEAQFPSETQATVAALLKGQP; from the coding sequence ATGTCCCGCTCCGTTTCCGACTCGAATGCCCCCAAATCCTACACTGGCACTTGGATAGCCACGCTGTTGCTCATCGTCGCATTTGTGGCCGGGTTAATGGTCTTCCCCCCTCTTTTTGAAAAGCCGACGGAAGAGGCGTCCAGCATGGTGCTCTTCGTGGGGCGTTTCCACCCCATCCTCTTACATTTGCCCGTGGGAGCCCTCATCGTACTCTGCGCCATGGAGTTGGGCTGTCTGACTCGCAGTGGTGAGGAGAAGCTCGGTCCAGCGGCGCTTCTCACGCTCTGGGTCGGGGCGGCAGGAGCGGTGGTTGCGGTGCTTGCAGGCATCATGCTGTCCCGTGAGGGGGGCTATGAAGGAGGTAATTTCACCCTTCACCAGATGCTGGCTCTAGTCGGCACCGCAGGAGTTCTTTTGGCTCTTGTTGTGCGAATCATTGGCATGGGGCAGGGGAGCTTTGAGCTCCTCTATGCTTACCGTGCCATTTTCTTTCTATCCTTCGGTGTGATGGGCCTTGGCGCTCACTTTGGCGGTAACATGTCCCATGGTAACAAGTTCCTCACCGAGCATGCGCCGGAGCCGATCAAAAGCCAGATGACCAGTATGGAAAAATGGATGCTGAGCTTTGTTGAAAAACCTAAAGTCACGCCTCCCGCTATAGTTCAGGACAGCGCCAGCCCTGAGCCGGTAACCAACGCTCCACAAACTCCAACGGTTCTTCCGACCGGTTCTCCCTCAGCGCCTCTGGGCGGTCTAACTACCTCCGGGGAAAAACTCGTTTTCCAGAACATCATTCTGCCTATCCTTGAGGCGAAATGTAATAAGTGTCACAATGAAGAAAAATCCAAAGGCGACCTGCGAATGGATACCTATGAATTGGCAATTCAGGGCGGCGAAAGCGGAATAAACTTCGTGGCCGGAAAACCCGCCGAAAGCCTCAGCATCCAGCGCATTGAGCTGCCCATCGATGACGATGAGCACATGCCACCGGATGGCAAAGACCAGCTCACGACTGAGGAGGCGGCTCTCATCCGTTGGTGGGTTCAGTCGGGTGCCTCAAACACCCAAAAAGTCGCCGAGGCTCAATTTCCATCTGAAACTCAGGCCACAGTCGCGGCTCTCTTGAAAGGACAGCCGTAG
- a CDS encoding group I truncated hemoglobin, which translates to MSTLPSLYERLGGESAIAALIEAFYIRVLADPELAPFFRHSSMDRLRAMQTEFFCMALGGPIMYSGRSLGHIHHGRGISRHHFALFVGHLLETLKDIGCDTQETDAVIEHINTFANEITGTSY; encoded by the coding sequence ATGAGCACGTTACCTTCTCTCTACGAACGGCTCGGTGGTGAATCAGCAATCGCCGCCCTCATTGAAGCGTTCTACATTCGGGTGCTGGCAGATCCAGAGCTCGCCCCGTTTTTCCGCCACAGTTCGATGGATCGCCTGCGCGCGATGCAGACCGAGTTTTTCTGCATGGCTCTAGGCGGGCCCATCATGTATTCCGGTCGATCACTCGGACACATCCATCACGGACGGGGGATCAGTCGCCATCATTTTGCGCTGTTTGTCGGGCATCTTCTCGAGACCCTGAAGGACATCGGTTGTGACACCCAAGAAACGGACGCGGTGATTGAGCACATCAATACCTTTGCCAATGAAATCACCGGCACGTCTTACTGA